The following coding sequences are from one Luteimonas sp. S4-F44 window:
- a CDS encoding GH92 family glycosyl hydrolase — protein MPGAAAAQADFATSFERGQPQPLPADDRDVRLEIGAGPADPYAAKPSVGYTGLRALQYRGGDGRIRLFDVDVRVGADTTLSWLVLPEIVGDDLVASTYVSLDAVLDDGSRVSASDAHDQHGIAAGAHAQGASQSLYPQQWARKAVRLGDVPALRGRRVVALELELQPGDGRIAQGWLDDIALGDAPVARRDSPSDWVVTTRGTQSNGRFSRGNNVPATAVPHGFNFWTPVTDAGTLAWLYRWHEHNDADNRPRLQAFSLSHQPSPWMGDRQTFQVMPSTDPGVPRADRAARALSFAREHELARPHTYQVRFDNGIAVALAPTDHAALFEFAFPAGAAANLLFDNVDDRGGLTLDPDTQTLSGYTDVRSGLSTGATRMFVHASFDRPWQRSGAIETGRPTGYIKFAPGTRRVSMRIATSLISLEQARHNLALELTSDDTVDRVAMRARAQWDALLGRVDVNGATEDQRVTLYANLYRLFLYPNSGAENVGSEAAPDWRYASQNSASDDNADGNAERSFAPVRDGRVQVNNGFWDTFRTTWPAYALLAPERTGGLIDGFLEQYRAGGWVARWSSPGYADLMVGTSSDVAFADAWARGIEGFDAGLAYEAALKNATVLPPSRHVGRKGLARGTFRGYVDTETDGGMSWTMEGVLNDFGIADMAARLSGRATDPRLQRRYAEEAEYFRYRAAGYAHVFDHGVGFFQGRGPDGRWRVPAAQYDPRVWGNDYTESNGWTFAFTVPHDGNGLAALHGGREALAAKLDAFFATPEQAKVEFSGPRGYLIHEMTEARDVRMGMYAHSNQPAHHIPWMYLYAGQPWKTQRIVREVLARLYLGSEIGQGYPGDEDNGEMSAWYVLAAAGLYPLRMGSPDWVIGSPLFERMTLALPGGRTLTINAPGNSPENVYVQSLRVDGRPWTSTSIPHSVLAAGATLDFVMGPTPSAWGSRPEDAPPSLTPAGQAPTTLVDTIGPGARVTVSGDGVGARLVDDDAGTAVALRGDPVEIEIALDTRATPTFYTLTSGDRPIPNAAWTLEARRGDGAWQVLDTRDGEVFRWPGQTRPFRIATPGAFDRYRIRFASPGRLQLAEIELLTPRRAR, from the coding sequence ATGCCCGGCGCAGCCGCGGCGCAGGCGGACTTTGCCACGTCATTCGAACGCGGCCAGCCCCAGCCGTTGCCGGCGGACGATCGGGACGTGCGCCTGGAAATCGGTGCGGGACCTGCTGATCCCTATGCCGCGAAGCCTTCGGTCGGCTACACCGGCTTGCGCGCGCTGCAGTATCGCGGCGGCGACGGGCGGATCCGGCTGTTCGACGTCGACGTGCGGGTCGGCGCCGACACGACGTTGTCGTGGCTGGTGCTGCCGGAGATCGTCGGCGACGACCTCGTCGCGTCCACCTACGTGTCGCTGGACGCGGTTCTCGACGATGGCAGCCGGGTGTCGGCCAGCGACGCACACGACCAGCACGGGATAGCCGCCGGCGCGCATGCGCAGGGCGCCTCGCAATCGCTCTACCCGCAGCAGTGGGCACGCAAAGCGGTGCGCCTGGGCGACGTGCCCGCGCTGCGCGGCCGCCGTGTCGTTGCATTGGAGCTCGAATTGCAGCCGGGCGACGGGCGCATCGCGCAGGGCTGGCTGGACGACATCGCGCTGGGGGATGCGCCGGTGGCGCGCCGCGACTCGCCCAGCGACTGGGTCGTGACCACGCGCGGGACCCAGTCCAATGGCCGGTTCTCGCGCGGCAACAATGTGCCCGCGACCGCGGTGCCGCATGGGTTCAACTTCTGGACGCCGGTCACCGACGCCGGCACGCTCGCATGGCTCTACCGCTGGCACGAGCACAACGACGCCGACAACCGGCCGCGGCTGCAGGCGTTCTCGCTCAGTCACCAGCCCAGCCCGTGGATGGGCGATCGCCAGACCTTCCAGGTGATGCCGTCCACCGATCCGGGCGTGCCGCGGGCGGACCGTGCGGCGCGCGCGTTGTCGTTCGCGCGCGAGCACGAACTGGCGCGCCCGCATACCTACCAAGTCCGTTTCGACAACGGTATCGCGGTGGCGCTGGCGCCGACCGACCATGCGGCGCTGTTCGAATTCGCGTTTCCCGCGGGCGCCGCCGCCAACCTCTTGTTCGACAATGTCGACGACCGCGGCGGACTGACGCTCGACCCCGACACTCAGACCCTGTCGGGGTACACCGACGTGCGCAGCGGGCTGTCGACGGGCGCGACGCGCATGTTCGTCCACGCGAGCTTCGACCGGCCGTGGCAGCGCAGCGGCGCGATCGAGACGGGCCGTCCCACCGGCTATATCAAGTTCGCGCCGGGCACTCGCCGCGTCAGCATGCGCATCGCGACCTCGCTGATCTCGCTCGAGCAGGCCCGGCACAATCTCGCCCTGGAGCTGACGTCGGACGACACCGTCGACCGCGTCGCCATGCGTGCCCGCGCGCAATGGGATGCGCTGCTGGGCCGCGTCGACGTCAACGGCGCGACCGAGGACCAGCGCGTGACGCTGTACGCCAACCTCTATCGGCTGTTCCTGTATCCCAATTCCGGAGCTGAGAACGTCGGGTCCGAGGCCGCGCCCGACTGGCGTTACGCCAGCCAGAACAGCGCCTCGGACGACAATGCCGACGGCAACGCCGAGCGCAGCTTCGCGCCGGTGCGCGACGGCCGAGTGCAGGTCAACAACGGCTTCTGGGACACCTTCCGCACGACCTGGCCGGCGTACGCGCTGCTGGCACCCGAGCGCACCGGCGGTCTGATCGACGGCTTTCTCGAGCAGTACCGGGCCGGCGGTTGGGTGGCGCGCTGGTCGTCGCCGGGCTACGCCGATCTGATGGTGGGCACCAGTTCGGATGTCGCGTTCGCTGATGCCTGGGCACGTGGAATCGAAGGCTTCGATGCCGGGCTCGCCTATGAGGCCGCACTCAAGAACGCCACGGTGTTGCCGCCGAGTCGCCACGTCGGTCGCAAGGGACTGGCGCGTGGCACCTTCCGCGGCTATGTCGACACCGAGACCGACGGCGGCATGTCGTGGACGATGGAGGGCGTGCTCAACGACTTCGGCATCGCGGACATGGCGGCGCGGCTGTCCGGGCGTGCAACCGACCCGCGCCTGCAGCGGCGCTACGCGGAAGAAGCGGAATACTTCCGTTACCGCGCGGCCGGCTATGCCCACGTGTTCGACCACGGCGTGGGCTTCTTCCAGGGCCGCGGGCCCGACGGGCGCTGGCGTGTGCCGGCCGCGCAGTACGACCCGCGCGTGTGGGGCAACGACTACACCGAGTCCAATGGCTGGACGTTCGCGTTCACCGTGCCGCATGACGGCAACGGACTGGCGGCGCTTCACGGCGGCCGCGAGGCGCTGGCGGCCAAGCTCGATGCCTTCTTCGCCACGCCTGAGCAGGCGAAGGTCGAGTTCTCCGGGCCGCGCGGCTACCTGATCCACGAAATGACCGAGGCGCGCGACGTGCGCATGGGCATGTACGCCCACAGCAATCAGCCCGCGCATCACATCCCGTGGATGTATCTCTATGCCGGACAGCCCTGGAAGACCCAGCGCATCGTGCGCGAAGTGCTGGCGCGGCTGTACCTGGGCAGCGAGATCGGCCAGGGCTATCCGGGGGACGAGGACAACGGCGAGATGTCGGCCTGGTACGTGTTGGCGGCGGCCGGCCTGTATCCCTTGCGCATGGGCTCGCCGGACTGGGTGATCGGCTCGCCGCTGTTCGAGCGGATGACGCTCGCGCTGCCCGGTGGCCGGACGCTGACGATCAACGCGCCGGGCAACTCGCCCGAGAACGTCTACGTGCAGTCGTTGCGGGTCGACGGCCGGCCGTGGACGTCGACTTCGATCCCGCACAGCGTGCTGGCGGCCGGGGCAACGCTGGACTTCGTCATGGGGCCGACTCCGTCGGCCTGGGGCAGCCGGCCCGAGGATGCGCCGCCGTCACTGACGCCGGCCGGGCAGGCGCCGACGACGCTGGTCGACACCATCGGCCCCGGCGCGCGGGTCACGGTGTCGGGCGATGGCGTCGGCGCACGCCTGGTCGACGATGATGCGGGTACGGCGGTGGCATTGCGCGGCGACCCGGTCGAGATCGAGATCGCGCTGGACACGCGTGCCACGCCGACCTTCTACACCCTGACCAGCGGCGATCGTCCGATCCCGAATGCGGCCTGGACGCTGGAAGCGCGCCGCGGCGACGGGGCGTGGCAGGTGCTGGATACGCGCGATGGGGAGGTGTTCCGCTGGCCGGGCCAGACCCGTCCCTTCCGAATCGCCACGCCCGGCGCGTTCGACCGGTATCGGATTCGCTTCGCGTCACCGGGCCGGTTGCAACTGGCCGAGATCGAACTGCTCACTCCGCGCCGCGCCAGGTGA
- a CDS encoding TIGR00730 family Rossman fold protein, whose translation MKSICVYCGSNSGSKPVYAERAMALGDRIARDGLQLVYGGGNVGLMGTVANAVLEAGGSVTGVIPKQLADWEVAHRGLTQLEIVDSMHARKMRMFELSDAFVALPGGFGTMEEIFEMLTWRQLGIGNKPCAFLDIDGFYAPLIGMIDRMVEERFLHPDQRADLWYGDDIDAMLAWMRGYTPARAEKWIDEKRRSVLK comes from the coding sequence ATGAAATCGATCTGCGTCTATTGCGGCTCCAATTCCGGCAGCAAACCCGTCTACGCCGAGCGCGCGATGGCGCTGGGCGACCGCATCGCCCGCGATGGGCTGCAGCTGGTGTACGGCGGCGGCAACGTCGGCCTGATGGGCACCGTCGCCAATGCGGTGCTCGAGGCCGGCGGCTCGGTCACCGGCGTCATTCCCAAACAGCTCGCCGACTGGGAAGTCGCGCACCGCGGCCTCACGCAACTGGAGATCGTCGACTCGATGCATGCGCGCAAGATGCGCATGTTCGAGCTGTCTGACGCCTTCGTCGCCCTGCCCGGCGGCTTTGGCACGATGGAGGAGATCTTCGAGATGTTGACCTGGCGCCAGCTGGGCATCGGCAACAAGCCCTGCGCCTTCCTCGATATCGACGGCTTTTACGCGCCGCTGATCGGCATGATCGACCGGATGGTCGAAGAGCGGTTCCTGCATCCAGACCAGCGCGCCGACCTGTGGTACGGCGATGACATCGACGCGATGCTGGCGTGGATGCGGGGGTATACGCCGGCGCGGGCGGAGAAGTGGATTGATGAGAAGCGGCGGAGTGTTTTGAAGTAG
- the lpdA gene encoding dihydrolipoyl dehydrogenase encodes MSEQQKFDVVVIGAGPAGYHAAIRAAQLGMKVACIDAALGKDGKPALGGTCLRVGCIPSKALLDSSRQFWNMGHVFGDHGISFKDAKIDVGAMVGRKDKIVKQFTGGIAMLFKANKVTPFYGFATLHPERVVKVKQHDGAEIELTGTNVIIAAGSDSIELPFAKFDGDTIVDNVGALDFTEVPKRLAVIGAGVIGLELGSVWKRLGSEVTILEALPDFLAAADAEVGKAALKEFKKQGLDIKLGAKVSKTEVTGKGKKKEVVVSYADKDGEQSITVDKLLVAVGRKAASQGLLAEGTGVKLTDRGQIEVDDHCHTGVDGVWAIGDCVRGPMLAHKGFEEGIAVAELIAGLPGHVNFDTIPWVIYTEPELAWVGKTEQQLKAEGIPYKAGSFPFAANGRAVAMVEPAGFVKVLAHAETDRVLGMHLVGANVSELVHEGVLTMEFKGSADDLARICHAHPSLSEVVHDAAMAVDKRAIHKAN; translated from the coding sequence ATGAGCGAACAGCAGAAATTCGATGTCGTCGTCATCGGCGCCGGCCCGGCCGGCTACCACGCCGCCATCCGCGCCGCGCAGCTGGGCATGAAGGTCGCGTGCATCGACGCCGCGCTCGGCAAGGACGGCAAGCCGGCCCTCGGCGGCACGTGCCTGCGCGTGGGCTGCATCCCGTCGAAGGCGCTGCTCGATTCCTCGCGCCAGTTCTGGAACATGGGCCACGTCTTCGGCGACCACGGCATCAGCTTCAAGGATGCCAAGATCGACGTCGGCGCGATGGTCGGCCGCAAGGACAAGATCGTCAAGCAGTTCACCGGCGGCATCGCGATGCTATTCAAGGCCAACAAGGTCACCCCGTTCTACGGCTTTGCGACGCTGCACCCTGAGCGCGTGGTGAAGGTCAAGCAGCACGACGGCGCGGAGATCGAACTGACCGGCACCAACGTCATCATCGCCGCGGGCTCGGATTCGATCGAGCTGCCGTTCGCGAAGTTCGACGGCGACACCATCGTCGACAACGTCGGCGCACTCGACTTCACCGAGGTGCCCAAGCGCCTGGCGGTGATCGGGGCCGGCGTCATCGGCCTGGAACTCGGCAGCGTGTGGAAGCGCCTGGGCAGCGAGGTCACGATCCTCGAAGCACTGCCCGACTTCCTCGCCGCCGCCGATGCCGAAGTCGGCAAGGCCGCGCTCAAGGAATTCAAGAAGCAGGGCCTGGACATCAAGCTCGGCGCAAAGGTCTCCAAGACCGAAGTGACCGGCAAGGGCAAGAAGAAGGAAGTCGTCGTCAGCTACGCCGACAAGGACGGCGAACAGTCGATCACCGTCGACAAGCTGCTGGTTGCCGTCGGTCGCAAGGCCGCCAGCCAGGGCCTGCTGGCCGAAGGCACCGGCGTGAAGCTGACCGACCGCGGCCAGATCGAGGTCGACGACCATTGCCATACCGGTGTCGACGGCGTCTGGGCGATCGGCGACTGCGTGCGCGGCCCGATGCTGGCGCACAAGGGCTTCGAGGAAGGCATCGCTGTCGCCGAACTGATCGCCGGCCTGCCCGGCCACGTCAACTTCGACACGATCCCGTGGGTCATCTACACCGAGCCCGAGCTGGCCTGGGTTGGCAAGACCGAGCAGCAGCTCAAGGCCGAGGGCATCCCGTACAAGGCCGGCAGCTTCCCGTTCGCCGCCAACGGCCGTGCGGTCGCGATGGTCGAGCCGGCCGGCTTCGTCAAGGTGCTCGCGCACGCCGAGACCGATCGCGTACTGGGCATGCACCTGGTCGGCGCCAATGTCTCCGAACTCGTGCACGAAGGCGTGCTGACGATGGAGTTCAAGGGCTCGGCCGACGACCTGGCGCGGATCTGCCATGCGCACCCGTCGCTGTCGGAGGTCGTCCACGACGCCGCGATGGCCGTCGACAAGCGGGCGATCCACAAGGCGAACTGA
- the sucB gene encoding dihydrolipoyllysine-residue succinyltransferase, which translates to MATEIKVPVLPESVSDATIATWHKKAGDAVSRDENIVDLETDKVVLEVPSTVDGVIKEIKFEEGATVNSQQVIAIIEEGAAAAAPPAAESGNQDKEAPAAGAEEVQSKPQAKQADDKAPSSTKPQSVAGGKTADLPPGARFTAESKGIDPSQVEGTGRRGAVTKEDLLNYAAGKTPGVSGGARPEERVPMTRIRKRIAERLMQSKESIAMLTSFNEVNLGKVMALRKELGEQFQKEHGIKLGFMSFFAKAVANALQRYPIVNASVDGDDIIYHGYADISIAVSTDKGLVTPVLRNVERMGFAEIEQGIAEYAKKARDGKLGLDDLQGGTFTITNGGTFGSLMSTPIVNPPQSAILGMHAIKERAIVENGQVVAAPMMYIAISYDHRIIDGKDAVLFLVDIKNQLENPHRMLLGL; encoded by the coding sequence ATGGCCACTGAAATCAAAGTCCCGGTTCTGCCCGAATCCGTGTCCGACGCCACCATCGCCACCTGGCACAAGAAAGCCGGCGATGCGGTCAGCCGCGACGAGAACATCGTCGATCTGGAGACCGACAAGGTCGTGCTCGAAGTGCCCTCGACCGTCGATGGCGTGATCAAGGAGATCAAGTTCGAGGAAGGCGCGACGGTCAACAGCCAGCAGGTCATCGCGATCATCGAGGAAGGCGCCGCCGCAGCCGCGCCGCCAGCCGCCGAGTCGGGCAACCAGGACAAGGAAGCCCCGGCTGCCGGTGCCGAGGAAGTGCAGTCCAAGCCGCAGGCCAAGCAGGCCGACGACAAGGCGCCGTCCTCGACCAAGCCGCAGTCGGTGGCTGGCGGCAAGACTGCCGACCTGCCCCCGGGCGCGCGCTTCACCGCCGAAAGCAAGGGCATCGACCCGTCGCAGGTCGAAGGCACCGGCCGTCGTGGCGCAGTGACCAAGGAAGACCTGCTCAACTACGCCGCCGGCAAGACCCCTGGCGTGTCGGGCGGCGCACGTCCCGAAGAGCGCGTGCCGATGACCCGCATCCGCAAGCGCATCGCCGAGCGCCTGATGCAGTCCAAGGAGTCGATCGCGATGCTGACCTCGTTCAACGAGGTCAACCTGGGCAAGGTGATGGCGTTGCGCAAGGAACTGGGCGAGCAGTTCCAGAAGGAACACGGCATCAAGCTCGGCTTCATGAGCTTCTTCGCCAAGGCCGTGGCCAACGCGCTGCAGCGCTACCCGATCGTCAACGCCTCGGTCGATGGCGACGACATCATCTATCACGGCTATGCCGATATCTCGATCGCGGTCTCGACCGACAAGGGTCTGGTCACGCCGGTGCTGCGCAACGTCGAGCGCATGGGCTTTGCCGAGATCGAACAGGGCATCGCCGAGTACGCCAAGAAGGCGCGCGACGGCAAGCTGGGCCTGGACGACCTGCAGGGCGGCACGTTCACGATCACCAATGGCGGCACCTTCGGCTCGCTGATGTCCACGCCGATCGTCAACCCGCCGCAGTCGGCGATCCTGGGCATGCACGCGATCAAGGAGCGCGCGATCGTCGAGAACGGCCAGGTCGTCGCCGCTCCGATGATGTACATCGCGATCTCCTACGACCACCGCATCATCGACGGCAAGGACGCGGTGCTGTTCCTGGTCGACATCAAGAACCAGCTGGAAAATCCGCATCGCATGCTGCTCGGGCTCTGA
- a CDS encoding 2-oxoglutarate dehydrogenase E1 component has translation MDSLLKQFAQSSQFGANAAYIEDLYEQYLVDPDSVGTDWKQWFDTFKGREAGDVPHSAVLSAVADAGRQAARGVVQAQASGAGDERERHVGRLITAYRSRGHLGARLDPLDMTPPVNPPDLGLPFHQLTEADLDDEFSTGGVGGQPRMKLRDLLALLKATYAGPIGAEFMHIPDFEQRNWLYTRLENAGGRFARSPEEKKRILERLTAAEGLERYLHTKYVGQKRFSLEGGDALIPLLDNVIQRAGKDGVKDIVVGMAHRGRLNVLVNTLGKNPRRLFDEFEGKFEHQDDDRAHTGDVKYHMGFSADLATPGGAVHLALAFNPSHLEIVNPVVAGSVRSRQHRRRDTERKVVLPVLLHGDAAFAGQGVNMELFQMSQARGFAVGGTVHVVINNQVGFTTSDRQDARSTLYCTDVAKMVGAPVLHVNADDPEAVVFCAELAYDFRQTFGKDVVIDLVCYRRHGHNEADEPAATQPLMYQVIRKHKTPRELYAARLTAEGVLAEADAKAIVDRYRDKLDAGEVTVELADVKPSDYQLTIDWDPYLAGRLSDTLDTTVSVDKLKSLAKTITTLPDSVHLHPRVAKIYEDRRKMAAGELPGDWGFAENLAYATLLDAGNRLRLVGQDSGRGTFFHRHAVLHDQQDGDDYIPLRQLVKNPEDATIIDSLLSEEAVMAFEYGYASSEPGTLCIWEGQFGDFANGAQVVIDQFLSSGEAKWQRLCGLALFLPHGYEGQGPEHSSARLERFLQLCALDNMMVCVPTTPAQAFHMIRRQLCMTTRKPLVVMTPKSLLRHKLAVSTLDELANGEFQHLIPDNDADPAKVKRVVVCSGKVYYDLLEEARKQSLDNVALVRVEQLYPFPRALLTAELERFSKATEVVWCQEEPQNQGAWYQIKHHLEFCSGPNQSLHYAGRARSPSPAVGHFNDHVAEQQQLIADALVNDLAGKVLSE, from the coding sequence GTGGACAGTCTCCTGAAGCAGTTTGCGCAGTCGTCGCAGTTCGGCGCCAATGCCGCCTATATCGAAGACCTGTACGAGCAGTATCTCGTGGACCCCGACAGCGTCGGGACGGACTGGAAACAGTGGTTCGACACGTTCAAGGGCCGCGAGGCCGGTGACGTGCCGCACTCGGCGGTGCTGTCGGCGGTCGCCGACGCCGGCCGGCAGGCTGCGCGCGGCGTGGTCCAGGCGCAGGCCTCGGGCGCGGGCGATGAACGCGAACGCCACGTCGGCCGGCTGATCACCGCCTACCGCTCGCGCGGCCACCTGGGCGCCCGGCTCGACCCGCTGGACATGACCCCGCCGGTCAACCCGCCGGACCTGGGGCTGCCGTTCCACCAGCTCACCGAAGCCGACCTCGACGACGAGTTCAGCACCGGTGGCGTGGGCGGCCAGCCGCGGATGAAGCTGCGCGACTTGCTGGCGCTGCTCAAGGCGACGTACGCCGGTCCGATCGGCGCCGAGTTCATGCACATCCCGGACTTCGAGCAGCGCAACTGGCTCTACACCCGGCTCGAGAACGCCGGCGGCCGGTTCGCGCGCAGCCCCGAGGAGAAGAAGCGCATCCTCGAGCGGCTGACCGCGGCCGAAGGCCTGGAACGCTACCTGCATACCAAGTACGTCGGCCAGAAGCGCTTCTCGCTCGAAGGCGGCGACGCGCTGATCCCGCTGCTCGACAACGTGATCCAGCGCGCCGGCAAGGACGGCGTCAAGGACATCGTCGTCGGCATGGCCCACCGCGGCCGTCTCAACGTGCTGGTCAACACGCTCGGCAAGAATCCGCGCCGGCTGTTTGACGAGTTCGAGGGCAAGTTCGAACACCAGGACGACGATCGCGCCCACACCGGCGACGTGAAGTACCACATGGGCTTCTCGGCCGACCTGGCCACGCCTGGCGGTGCCGTCCACCTGGCACTCGCGTTCAACCCCTCGCACCTGGAAATCGTCAACCCGGTGGTTGCCGGCAGCGTCCGTTCGCGCCAGCACCGCCGCCGCGACACCGAGCGCAAGGTCGTGTTGCCGGTGCTGCTGCACGGCGACGCGGCGTTCGCCGGCCAGGGCGTGAACATGGAACTGTTCCAGATGTCGCAGGCCCGCGGTTTCGCGGTCGGTGGCACGGTGCACGTGGTCATCAACAACCAGGTCGGCTTCACCACCAGCGACCGCCAGGACGCGCGCTCCACGCTGTACTGCACCGATGTCGCCAAGATGGTCGGCGCCCCGGTGCTGCACGTGAACGCGGACGATCCCGAAGCCGTGGTGTTCTGCGCCGAGCTGGCCTACGACTTCCGCCAGACCTTCGGCAAGGACGTGGTCATCGACCTGGTGTGCTACCGCCGCCACGGCCACAACGAGGCCGACGAGCCGGCGGCGACCCAGCCGCTGATGTACCAGGTGATCCGCAAGCACAAGACGCCGCGCGAACTCTACGCCGCGCGGCTGACCGCCGAGGGCGTGCTCGCCGAGGCCGACGCCAAGGCGATCGTCGACCGCTACCGCGACAAGCTCGACGCGGGCGAGGTGACCGTGGAGCTGGCCGACGTCAAGCCGTCCGACTACCAACTGACGATCGACTGGGATCCCTATCTCGCCGGCCGACTGAGCGACACGCTCGACACCACGGTGTCGGTCGACAAGCTCAAGTCGCTGGCCAAGACGATCACCACCCTGCCCGACTCGGTGCACCTGCACCCGCGCGTGGCCAAGATCTACGAAGACCGCCGCAAGATGGCGGCCGGCGAACTCCCGGGCGACTGGGGCTTTGCCGAGAACCTGGCCTACGCGACCCTGCTCGATGCCGGCAACCGGCTGCGGCTGGTCGGCCAGGACAGCGGCCGCGGCACGTTCTTCCACCGCCACGCCGTGCTGCACGACCAGCAGGACGGCGATGACTACATCCCGCTGCGCCAGCTGGTGAAGAACCCCGAGGACGCCACGATCATCGACTCGCTGCTCAGCGAGGAGGCGGTCATGGCATTCGAATATGGCTACGCATCGTCCGAGCCGGGCACGCTGTGCATCTGGGAAGGCCAGTTCGGCGACTTCGCCAACGGCGCCCAGGTGGTCATCGACCAGTTCCTGTCCTCGGGCGAGGCCAAGTGGCAGCGCCTGTGCGGCCTGGCGCTGTTCCTGCCCCACGGCTACGAAGGCCAGGGCCCCGAGCACAGCTCGGCCCGCCTGGAGCGCTTCCTGCAGCTGTGCGCGCTCGACAACATGATGGTCTGTGTGCCGACCACCCCGGCGCAGGCGTTCCACATGATCCGCCGGCAGCTGTGCATGACCACCCGCAAGCCGCTGGTGGTCATGACGCCGAAGTCGCTGCTGCGCCACAAGCTGGCGGTGTCGACGCTCGACGAGCTTGCCAACGGCGAATTCCAGCACCTGATCCCGGACAACGACGCCGATCCGGCCAAGGTCAAGCGCGTGGTCGTGTGCTCGGGCAAGGTCTATTACGACCTGCTGGAGGAAGCCCGCAAGCAGTCGCTCGACAACGTCGCACTGGTCCGCGTCGAGCAGCTCTACCCGTTCCCGCGCGCGCTGCTGACCGCCGAGCTCGAACGCTTCTCCAAGGCCACCGAAGTGGTCTGGTGCCAGGAAGAGCCGCAGAACCAGGGCGCGTGGTACCAGATCAAGCACCACCTCGAGTTCTGCTCGGGGCCCAACCAGTCGCTGCACTACGCCGGCCGCGCACGCTCGCCCTCCCCGGCCGTCGGTCATTTCAACGACCACGTGGCCGAACAGCAGCAGCTCATCGCCGACGCGCTGGTCAACGACCTGGCCGGCAAGGTCCTGTCCGAATAG
- a CDS encoding cupin domain-containing protein has protein sequence MKALPFEIDAGRHGPLGMPPARFLRDYWHKRPLLIRNAFPGFESPLQPEDLAGLACEELALSRLIRHDRANDGWQVETGPFDEAIFPGLGDRDWTLLVQDVDKWDADVAALLPHFSFLPRWRIDDIMVSFAATGGSVGAHVDHYDVFLLQGLGHRRWMIDASHALGRGLPPQDFRDDVELKLLREFTPTHDWVLGPGDMLYLPPMVPHHGVAEDACLTLSVGMRAPSAAELMGDYIDTLAAEADDAVRYHDETLTLPKDPNEIDAATMVRVVEALNTIRMRDPDQLGDWFGRFMTGYRNAHQVVAGAPPPPSDEVDALLADGRAVLLRNPFSRAAWRRAARGARLFVSGGEFALSIRDAQRLAAAARIDAADHAALSPAGRAAVYALLEQGHYTLARPEDA, from the coding sequence ATGAAAGCCCTCCCCTTCGAAATCGATGCCGGCCGCCACGGCCCGCTCGGCATGCCCCCTGCCCGCTTCCTGCGCGACTACTGGCACAAGCGCCCGTTGCTGATCCGCAACGCATTCCCAGGCTTCGAATCCCCGCTGCAACCCGAGGACCTGGCCGGCCTGGCCTGCGAGGAACTGGCGCTGTCGCGCTTGATCCGCCACGACCGCGCCAACGACGGCTGGCAGGTCGAGACCGGCCCGTTCGACGAGGCCATTTTCCCGGGCCTGGGCGACCGCGACTGGACGCTGCTGGTCCAGGACGTGGACAAGTGGGACGCCGACGTCGCAGCGCTGCTGCCGCACTTCTCGTTCCTGCCGCGCTGGCGCATCGACGACATCATGGTCAGCTTCGCCGCGACCGGCGGTTCGGTCGGCGCGCACGTCGACCACTACGACGTGTTCCTGCTGCAGGGCCTGGGCCATCGTCGCTGGATGATCGACGCCTCGCATGCACTCGGCCGTGGTCTGCCGCCGCAGGATTTCCGCGACGACGTCGAGCTGAAGCTGCTGCGCGAGTTCACGCCGACCCACGACTGGGTGCTCGGTCCCGGCGACATGCTCTACCTGCCGCCGATGGTGCCGCATCACGGCGTGGCCGAGGACGCCTGCCTGACACTGTCGGTGGGCATGCGGGCGCCGTCGGCCGCCGAACTGATGGGCGACTACATCGACACGCTGGCCGCCGAGGCCGACGATGCGGTGCGCTACCACGACGAGACACTGACGCTGCCCAAGGACCCCAACGAAATCGACGCGGCGACGATGGTCCGCGTGGTCGAGGCGCTCAACACCATCCGCATGCGTGATCCCGACCAGTTGGGCGACTGGTTCGGCCGTTTCATGACCGGCTACCGCAACGCCCACCAGGTGGTCGCGGGCGCCCCCCCGCCGCCGTCCGACGAGGTCGATGCGCTGCTCGCCGACGGCCGGGCGGTGCTGCTGCGCAATCCGTTCTCGCGCGCCGCCTGGCGCCGTGCTGCGCGCGGCGCACGGCTGTTCGTCTCGGGCGGCGAGTTCGCGCTGTCGATCCGCGACGCCCAGCGCCTGGCCGCCGCCGCCCGCATCGACGCCGCCGACCACGCCGCGCTGTCGCCGGCGGGACGCGCCGCGGTCTACGCCCTGCTCGAACAGGGCCACTACACCCTGGCCCGTCCCGAGGACGCGTGA